Proteins from a genomic interval of Sphingopyxis sp. QXT-31:
- the eno gene encoding phosphopyruvate hydratase, giving the protein MTAIIDIHGREILDSRGNPTVEVDVLLEDGSFGRAAVPSGASTGAHEAVELRDGDKTRYLGKGVTKAVAAVNGEIADALIGLDAEDQREIDMAMIDLDSTPNKSRLGANAILGVSLAAAKAAADARGLPLYRYVGGVSARTLPVPMMNIINGGEHADNPIDVQEFMIMPVGAGSIAEAVRWGSEIFHTLKKGLSAKGLATAVGDEGGFAPNLASTRDALDFIAASIDQAGFKLGTDVVLALDCAATEFFKNGKYEISGEGLSLSPEQMADYLAALVADYPIKSIEDGMSEDDFTGWKALTDLIGDKCQLVGDDLFVTNPVRLEEGIKTGLANSLLVKVNQIGTLSETLDAVDMAHRARYTAVMSHRSGETEDSTIADLAVATNCGQIKTGSLARSDRLAKYNQLIRIEEELGDMARYQGASIFG; this is encoded by the coding sequence ATGACCGCCATCATCGACATCCACGGCCGCGAAATCCTCGACAGCCGGGGCAATCCCACGGTCGAAGTCGATGTGCTGCTGGAGGATGGCAGTTTCGGCCGCGCCGCCGTGCCCTCGGGCGCCTCGACCGGCGCGCATGAGGCAGTGGAACTCCGCGATGGCGACAAGACCCGCTACCTCGGCAAGGGCGTGACCAAGGCGGTCGCGGCGGTGAACGGCGAGATCGCCGACGCGCTGATCGGCCTCGATGCCGAGGATCAGCGCGAGATCGACATGGCGATGATCGACCTCGACAGCACCCCGAACAAGAGCCGCCTCGGCGCCAATGCAATCCTCGGCGTCAGCCTCGCCGCCGCGAAGGCCGCCGCCGACGCGCGCGGCCTGCCGCTCTATCGCTATGTCGGCGGGGTGTCGGCGCGCACCCTGCCGGTGCCGATGATGAACATCATCAACGGCGGCGAGCATGCCGACAATCCGATCGACGTGCAGGAATTCATGATCATGCCCGTCGGCGCCGGCAGCATCGCCGAAGCGGTGCGCTGGGGCAGCGAGATTTTCCACACGCTCAAGAAGGGCCTGTCGGCGAAGGGCCTTGCGACCGCGGTCGGCGACGAGGGCGGCTTCGCTCCGAACCTCGCCTCGACGCGCGACGCGCTCGATTTTATCGCCGCGTCGATCGACCAGGCGGGTTTCAAGCTCGGCACCGACGTCGTGCTTGCGCTCGACTGCGCCGCGACCGAATTCTTCAAGAACGGCAAATATGAGATCAGCGGCGAGGGGCTGTCATTGAGCCCCGAACAGATGGCCGACTATCTCGCCGCGCTCGTCGCCGATTACCCGATCAAGTCGATCGAGGACGGGATGAGCGAGGATGATTTCACCGGTTGGAAGGCGCTGACCGACCTGATCGGCGACAAGTGCCAGCTGGTCGGCGACGATCTGTTCGTCACCAACCCGGTTCGGCTGGAGGAAGGCATCAAGACCGGCCTCGCCAACTCTTTGCTCGTCAAGGTCAACCAGATCGGCACGCTGTCGGAAACGCTCGACGCGGTCGATATGGCGCACCGCGCGCGCTACACCGCGGTGATGTCGCACCGCTCGGGCGAGACCGAGGATTCGACGATCGCCGACCTCGCGGTCGCGACCAACTGCGGCCAGATCAAGACCGGCAGCCTCGCGCGCTCGGACCGGCTCGCGAAATACAACCAGCTGATCCGCATCGAGGAAGAACTGGGCGACATGGCGCGCTACCAGGGGGCGTCGATCTTCGGGTGA
- a CDS encoding S9 family peptidase produces the protein MRPILTAILLATASPVFAQVATPERPITDPTSIVSPANPAARPVPLDDIGVTRALYDAVWSADGRTIFIATDLTGRVNIWRMDAGGSWPVQLTQSDDAQAGLATSRDGQYLYFTQDAGGNEYYDVYRVPVAGGAPENLTNTPERSESGLLVGPAGGLVALSTKLKSEGQSNLAVMDATGKIRNLTAEKDPAYSWAPAAWIDGGKAIVANRSLVDSSVSEVWKVDAQSGAATMLLGKAKTIYAASGATPDGATLAVTTDEGTGQPHAGAYNVATKKWAWLPKTPWEETSDIVTPDGKAMFVRTNNDGRSTLSRVDLATMAKTDLALDPGRASIPGLAAISPDGTRMFVTRSGADSPTMLYAYDLTANKAVPVVPLAMASLTPATLPKSQIVTYKSFDGTPISAVVTMPFNLKRDGSNPAIVIPHGGPTSQAQDGFSRFATAFATRGYVVIQPNFRGSTGYGKAFQEANFKDLGGGDLKDTVAAKSFLVQSGYVDAKKVGIFGGSYGGFMTLMAIGRTPDEFAAAVQWFGIINWRTMYRDQDELLKAYQRTLLGTPEADGAVYDASSPLTYIKAAKAPLLTIQGENDIRVPRGQAQEVHDILKAKGNVVETIYYPGEGHGFQKRENQLDSLRRTIGWFDKYLKGE, from the coding sequence ATGCGCCCGATTCTCACCGCCATTCTGCTCGCCACCGCTTCGCCCGTCTTCGCGCAGGTCGCGACCCCCGAACGCCCGATCACCGATCCGACGTCGATCGTCTCGCCCGCCAACCCCGCGGCGCGCCCGGTGCCGCTCGACGACATCGGGGTCACGCGCGCGCTCTACGACGCGGTGTGGAGCGCCGACGGCAGGACGATCTTCATCGCCACCGACCTCACCGGCCGCGTCAACATCTGGCGCATGGACGCGGGCGGCAGCTGGCCGGTGCAGCTGACGCAGTCGGACGATGCACAGGCGGGGCTCGCGACGTCGCGCGACGGCCAGTATCTCTATTTCACGCAGGATGCGGGCGGGAACGAATATTATGACGTCTACCGCGTCCCCGTCGCGGGCGGCGCGCCCGAGAACCTCACCAACACCCCCGAGCGCAGCGAAAGCGGGCTGCTCGTCGGCCCCGCGGGCGGCCTCGTCGCGCTGTCGACCAAGCTCAAGAGCGAGGGCCAGAGCAATCTTGCGGTGATGGACGCCACCGGCAAGATCCGTAACCTCACCGCCGAAAAGGACCCGGCGTACAGCTGGGCGCCCGCGGCGTGGATCGACGGCGGCAAGGCGATCGTCGCCAACCGCAGCCTCGTCGACAGCTCGGTCAGCGAGGTGTGGAAGGTCGATGCGCAGAGCGGCGCCGCGACGATGCTGCTCGGCAAGGCCAAGACCATCTATGCCGCGAGCGGCGCCACGCCCGACGGCGCGACGCTCGCGGTGACCACCGACGAAGGCACCGGCCAGCCGCACGCCGGCGCCTATAATGTCGCGACCAAAAAATGGGCGTGGCTGCCGAAGACGCCGTGGGAGGAGACGAGCGACATCGTCACCCCCGACGGCAAGGCGATGTTCGTGCGCACCAACAACGACGGCCGCTCGACCTTGTCGCGGGTCGACCTTGCGACGATGGCCAAGACCGACCTCGCGCTCGATCCCGGCCGCGCGTCGATCCCCGGCCTCGCCGCGATCTCGCCGGACGGGACCCGGATGTTCGTGACGCGCAGCGGCGCGGACTCGCCGACGATGCTCTACGCCTATGACCTGACCGCCAACAAGGCGGTGCCCGTCGTGCCGCTCGCGATGGCCAGCCTTACCCCCGCGACGCTGCCCAAGTCGCAGATCGTGACCTATAAAAGCTTCGACGGCACCCCGATCAGCGCGGTCGTCACCATGCCCTTCAACCTGAAGCGCGACGGCAGCAACCCCGCGATCGTCATCCCGCACGGCGGCCCCACCAGCCAGGCGCAGGACGGCTTCTCGCGCTTCGCGACGGCGTTTGCGACGCGCGGCTATGTCGTGATCCAGCCCAATTTCCGCGGCTCGACGGGCTATGGCAAGGCGTTCCAGGAAGCGAATTTCAAGGACCTCGGCGGCGGCGACCTCAAGGACACCGTCGCGGCCAAGAGCTTCCTCGTCCAGTCGGGCTATGTCGATGCGAAGAAGGTCGGTATCTTCGGCGGCTCGTACGGGGGCTTCATGACGCTGATGGCGATCGGCCGCACCCCCGACGAATTCGCCGCGGCGGTGCAATGGTTCGGCATCATCAACTGGCGCACCATGTACCGCGACCAGGACGAGCTGCTCAAAGCCTATCAGCGCACCCTGCTCGGCACCCCCGAGGCCGACGGCGCAGTCTACGACGCCTCCTCGCCGCTGACCTATATCAAGGCCGCCAAGGCACCGCTGCTCACGATCCAGGGCGAAAACGACATCCGCGTCCCGCGTGGTCAGGCGCAGGAGGTGCACGACATCCTGAAAGCCAAGGGCAATGTCGTCGAGACGATCTACTACCCCGGCGAAGGCCATGGTTTCCAGAAGCGCGAAAACCAGCTGGACTCGCTGCGCCGGACGATCGGGTGGTTCGATAAATATCTGAAGGGGGAGTGA
- a CDS encoding FtsB family cell division protein, translated as MNRAIGPTIAVLAVVAMIGYAIFGPTGLYAWGDYSQSVEKQRVVLAALTKKQNELKNRVNLLDRRRVDPDLADEYVREKLGVMHPDEVAIPMPPEGDAAAR; from the coding sequence GTGAACCGGGCCATCGGTCCCACCATCGCCGTCCTCGCCGTGGTCGCGATGATCGGGTACGCGATCTTCGGGCCGACCGGCCTCTATGCCTGGGGCGATTACAGCCAGTCGGTCGAGAAGCAGCGCGTCGTGCTCGCCGCGCTGACCAAGAAGCAGAACGAACTCAAGAACCGGGTCAACCTGCTCGACCGGCGCCGCGTCGACCCCGACCTCGCCGACGAATATGTGCGCGAGAAGCTGGGCGTGATGCACCCCGACGAGGTCGCGATCCCGATGCCGCCCGAAGGCGACGCCGCGGCGCGCTGA
- the pdhA gene encoding pyruvate dehydrogenase (acetyl-transferring) E1 component subunit alpha produces the protein MAKAPARKTAAPKKVASTPAPTANREKPRDPAPYDATPEELEKFYREMLLIRRFEEKAGQLYGLGLIGGFCHLYIGQEAVAVGLQSALDGDKDSVITGYRDHGHMLAYGIDPKVIMAELTGRAAGISRGKGGSMHMFSVEHKFYGGHGIVGAQVSLGTGLAFAHKYRGDGGVAMAYFGDGAANQGQVYESFNMAELWKLPIIFVIENNQYAMGTSVNRSSAEDQLYRRGESFRIPGMQVDGMDVLAVRGAAEAALEWVRAGKGPVLMELKTYRYRGHSMSDPAKYRSREEVQAVRDKSDAIEHLKKLMTDAGITEEKFKEIDKEIRQIVADSADFAESAPEPELHELYTDVLVEQY, from the coding sequence TTGGCCAAAGCACCTGCGCGTAAGACTGCCGCGCCGAAAAAAGTCGCTTCCACCCCAGCGCCCACCGCCAACCGCGAAAAGCCGCGCGATCCCGCGCCCTATGACGCGACGCCGGAAGAGCTCGAGAAATTCTATCGCGAGATGCTGCTGATCCGCCGCTTCGAGGAGAAGGCGGGGCAGCTCTATGGCCTCGGGCTGATCGGCGGTTTCTGCCACCTCTATATCGGCCAGGAAGCCGTCGCGGTCGGGCTGCAGTCGGCGCTCGACGGCGACAAGGACAGCGTCATCACCGGGTACCGCGACCATGGCCACATGCTCGCCTACGGCATCGATCCCAAGGTGATCATGGCCGAGCTGACCGGCCGTGCCGCGGGCATTTCGCGCGGCAAGGGCGGCTCGATGCACATGTTCAGCGTCGAGCATAAATTCTACGGCGGCCACGGCATCGTCGGCGCGCAGGTGTCGCTCGGCACCGGCCTCGCTTTTGCGCACAAATATCGCGGCGACGGCGGCGTCGCCATGGCCTATTTCGGCGACGGCGCCGCGAACCAGGGCCAGGTCTACGAGAGCTTCAACATGGCCGAGCTCTGGAAGCTGCCGATCATCTTCGTGATCGAGAACAACCAATACGCCATGGGCACCTCGGTCAACCGCTCGTCGGCCGAGGACCAGCTCTATCGCCGCGGCGAAAGCTTCCGCATCCCGGGCATGCAAGTCGACGGCATGGACGTGCTGGCGGTGCGCGGCGCGGCCGAGGCGGCGCTCGAATGGGTGCGCGCGGGCAAGGGCCCTGTGCTGATGGAACTCAAGACCTATCGCTACCGCGGCCACTCCATGTCCGACCCCGCCAAATATCGCAGCCGCGAGGAAGTGCAGGCGGTGCGCGACAAGTCGGACGCGATCGAGCATCTCAAGAAATTGATGACCGACGCGGGCATCACCGAGGAGAAGTTCAAGGAGATCGACAAGGAAATCCGCCAGATCGTCGCCGACAGCGCGGACTTCGCCGAAAGCGCGCCCGAACCCGAGCTGCATGAACTTTATACCGACGTGCTGGTGGAGCAATATTGA
- a CDS encoding pyruvate dehydrogenase complex E1 component subunit beta, giving the protein MAIELKMPALSPTMEEGTLAKWLVKEGDTVKSGDILAEIETDKATMEYEAIDEGTIGQILVAEGTDNVKVGTVIATITGEGEEVSSSPVRAEPVEAPSLPSTSPEEKNGPSTNSGQTEERVEKPAAAERASDPAIPEGTAMVKTTVREALRDAMAEEMRKDDRVFVMGEEVAEYQGAYKVTQGLLQEFGPQRVVDTPITEYGFAGLGAGAAMGGLKPIIEFMTFNFAMQAIDHIINSAAKTNYMSGGQMRCPIVFRGPNGAASRVAAQHSQNYAPWYASVPGLIVIAPYDAADAKGLMKAAIRSEDPVVFLENELLYGRSFEVPDVEDFVLPIGKARIMRAGTDVTIVSYSIGVGLALEAADALAAEGIDAEVIDLRTLRPLDTVTVLASLKKTNRLVVVEEGWPVCSIASELAMVAMEHGFDDLDAPVMRVCNEDVPLPYAANLEKAALVDTPRVIASVKAVCNR; this is encoded by the coding sequence ATGGCCATCGAATTGAAGATGCCGGCGCTGTCGCCGACGATGGAAGAGGGCACGCTCGCCAAGTGGCTCGTCAAGGAAGGCGACACGGTGAAGTCGGGCGACATCCTCGCCGAGATCGAGACCGACAAGGCGACGATGGAATATGAAGCGATCGACGAAGGCACGATCGGCCAGATCCTGGTCGCCGAGGGCACCGACAATGTGAAGGTGGGCACCGTGATCGCGACGATCACCGGCGAGGGCGAGGAAGTTTCCTCTTCCCCCGTTCGGGCTGAGCCTGTCGAAGCCCCGTCCTTGCCTTCGACGTCGCCGGAAGAAAAGAACGGCCCTTCGACAAACTCAGGGCAAACGGAAGAAAGGGTTGAGAAGCCCGCAGCGGCTGAGCGCGCCTCCGACCCCGCGATCCCCGAGGGCACCGCGATGGTCAAGACCACCGTCCGCGAAGCCTTGCGCGACGCGATGGCGGAAGAAATGCGGAAGGACGACCGCGTCTTCGTGATGGGCGAAGAAGTCGCCGAATATCAGGGCGCGTACAAGGTGACGCAGGGCCTGCTGCAGGAATTCGGTCCGCAGCGCGTCGTCGACACCCCGATCACCGAATATGGCTTCGCGGGCCTCGGCGCGGGCGCGGCGATGGGCGGCCTCAAGCCGATCATCGAGTTCATGACCTTCAACTTCGCGATGCAGGCGATCGACCACATCATCAACTCGGCGGCGAAGACCAATTATATGTCGGGCGGCCAGATGCGCTGCCCGATCGTGTTCCGCGGCCCGAACGGTGCAGCGAGCCGCGTCGCCGCGCAGCACAGCCAGAATTACGCGCCCTGGTACGCCAGCGTCCCCGGGCTGATCGTGATCGCGCCCTATGACGCCGCCGACGCCAAGGGGCTGATGAAGGCCGCGATCCGCAGCGAGGACCCCGTGGTATTCCTCGAGAACGAGTTGCTCTACGGCCGCAGTTTCGAAGTGCCCGACGTCGAGGATTTTGTCCTGCCGATCGGCAAGGCGCGGATCATGCGCGCGGGGACCGACGTCACCATCGTCAGCTATTCGATCGGCGTCGGGCTCGCGCTCGAAGCCGCCGATGCGCTGGCGGCCGAGGGCATCGACGCCGAGGTGATCGACCTCCGCACGTTGCGCCCGCTCGATACCGTCACCGTGCTCGCCAGCCTCAAGAAGACCAACCGCCTCGTCGTGGTCGAGGAGGGCTGGCCGGTCTGCTCGATCGCCAGCGAACTCGCGATGGTCGCGATGGAGCACGGTTTCGACGACCTCGACGCGCCGGTGATGCGCGTGTGCAACGAGGACGTGCCACTGCCCTATGCCGCCAATCTGGAAAAGGCGGCGCTGGTCGACACGCCGCGCGTGATCGCGTCGGTGAAGGCGGTTTGCAACCGGTAG
- a CDS encoding TadE/TadG family type IV pilus assembly protein, translating into MKAFARDTRAGAVIETAILLPTVLFLGLGGIELTNLALAHMRVSQAASTLADAASRVSIDTGAAMPQMREADVNELLHSLLERHKSLGLEKDGRVILSSLEQNAEGGQWIHWQRCAGHKDFPSSYGIEGTGKTGTHFTGMGEDGQRVKAPRGTAVMFVEIAYDYQPLAYGSWMGPKEIRYTSSFLVRDERDLGQIYNPEPEATVAGC; encoded by the coding sequence ATGAAAGCGTTCGCGCGCGACACGCGCGCCGGCGCGGTGATCGAGACCGCGATCCTGCTGCCGACCGTGCTGTTCCTGGGGCTCGGCGGGATCGAACTCACCAACCTCGCGCTCGCGCATATGCGCGTCAGCCAGGCCGCCTCGACGCTCGCCGACGCAGCCTCGCGCGTCAGCATCGACACCGGCGCCGCGATGCCGCAGATGCGCGAGGCCGACGTCAACGAACTGCTCCATTCGCTGCTCGAGCGGCACAAGAGCCTGGGGCTCGAAAAGGACGGCCGCGTGATCCTGTCGAGCCTCGAGCAGAATGCCGAGGGCGGCCAGTGGATCCACTGGCAGCGCTGCGCCGGGCACAAGGATTTTCCGTCGAGCTACGGCATCGAAGGCACGGGCAAGACGGGCACGCATTTCACCGGCATGGGCGAGGACGGCCAGCGCGTGAAGGCGCCGCGCGGCACCGCGGTGATGTTCGTCGAGATCGCTTACGACTATCAGCCGCTCGCCTATGGCAGCTGGATGGGGCCGAAGGAGATCCGCTACACCTCGTCCTTCCTGGTCCGCGACGAGCGCGACCTGGGGCAGATCTACAATCCGGAGCCGGAGGCGACGGTGGCGGGGTGTTGA
- a CDS encoding TadE/TadG family type IV pilus assembly protein — protein sequence MMRHTPLPALRRLFRDRRGVAAVEFAFMAPLFLLATMGIFDLAWQYYMKATLSGIVEEAGRSATLQTYANNQDALDQAVRAQASNVYRGINVQIERRAYAGYGDVRTPERFTDADGNGRFDDGECFFDSNGNGRWDADPSIDGNGRANQVVEFTASVDFVRIFPLWRMLGQPQVKRISASTLLRNQPYSDGEGGAESIC from the coding sequence ATGATGCGGCACACGCCCCTTCCCGCGCTGCGGCGCCTGTTTCGCGACCGGCGCGGCGTCGCGGCGGTCGAATTCGCCTTCATGGCGCCGCTGTTCCTGCTCGCGACGATGGGCATCTTCGACCTCGCGTGGCAATACTATATGAAGGCGACGCTGTCGGGGATCGTCGAAGAAGCGGGCCGTTCGGCGACGCTTCAGACCTATGCGAACAACCAGGACGCGCTCGATCAGGCCGTGCGCGCGCAGGCGAGCAACGTCTATCGCGGCATCAACGTGCAGATCGAGCGCCGCGCCTATGCCGGCTATGGCGATGTCCGCACGCCGGAGCGCTTCACCGACGCCGACGGCAACGGCCGGTTCGACGACGGCGAATGCTTCTTCGACAGCAACGGCAACGGCCGCTGGGACGCCGACCCGTCGATCGACGGCAACGGCCGCGCGAACCAGGTGGTCGAATTCACCGCCAGCGTCGATTTCGTCCGCATCTTCCCGCTGTGGCGGATGCTCGGCCAGCCGCAGGTTAAGCGGATCTCGGCGAGCACGCTGCTGCGCAACCAGCCGTACAGCGACGGCGAAGGCGGCGCGGAATCGATATGCTGA
- a CDS encoding TadE/TadG family type IV pilus assembly protein: MASWPDFWRGLARDRRGNTLMLVAGMMLPLVAFVGSGIDVSRGYMAKTRLQAACDAGVLAARKVSGTGLTDDGRKVGDEYFNANFGQSSFGSRDVDFTLSQNGSEIIGSASAKLDTAVMRVFGQHVMALGANCRAMQEITNTDVMFVLDTTGSMKDVNPGDSVSRFDAMKEAVTRFHGELEAVKPNGAVIRYGFMPYTSTVNVGYSLDQDWMVDKATYQSRRIDKHVSLDGKTQYVRNDVKNGGSRSERLESTYPAVYNDGGESGLSYYSCPTRPAGNATVKKTLISSREELVLTPRPGTRTIETFNEVINGTTYRAVLNGTTCEVRATDNSGYDHTFEFVTEPVGLTEITWEYAPITYDVSKLRGLTSGGSIKAKINNDGSNREIPWYGCIEERQTVAAESYDPLPAEALDLQIDLVPNPSDPATQWRPSLPGLVFMRPNVDPVTTTAKYANLVDHWSGQRFCPAPAQKLQPMDGVQLEDYLDTLVATGATHHDIGLLWGARFLSPTGLFRAENRGDQVRHLIFMTDGYISVGVKEYDAYGHPFLDRRRQANSAETPTAAMLNQEVENRFLALCKATRARGMTIWIVAFGTELTPALAQCSGGDKAFQAANSVELQAAFRKIAGKISKLRLTK; this comes from the coding sequence ATGGCGTCATGGCCTGACTTTTGGCGCGGCCTCGCGCGCGACCGGCGCGGCAACACACTGATGCTCGTCGCGGGCATGATGCTGCCGCTCGTCGCCTTCGTCGGATCGGGGATCGACGTCAGCCGCGGCTATATGGCGAAGACACGGCTGCAGGCGGCGTGCGACGCCGGCGTGCTGGCGGCGCGCAAGGTGTCGGGCACCGGCCTGACCGACGACGGGCGGAAGGTCGGCGACGAATATTTCAACGCCAATTTCGGCCAGAGCAGCTTCGGCAGCCGCGACGTCGACTTCACCCTGTCGCAGAACGGCTCCGAGATCATCGGCTCCGCATCGGCCAAGCTCGACACCGCGGTAATGCGCGTGTTCGGTCAGCATGTCATGGCGCTGGGCGCCAATTGCCGCGCGATGCAGGAAATCACCAACACCGACGTGATGTTCGTGCTCGACACGACGGGGTCGATGAAGGACGTCAATCCGGGCGACAGCGTCTCGCGCTTCGACGCGATGAAGGAGGCGGTGACCCGCTTCCACGGCGAGCTCGAGGCGGTGAAGCCCAATGGCGCGGTCATCCGTTACGGCTTCATGCCCTATACCTCGACGGTCAATGTCGGCTATTCGCTCGACCAGGACTGGATGGTCGACAAGGCGACCTATCAGTCGCGGCGGATCGACAAGCACGTCTCGCTCGACGGCAAGACCCAATATGTCCGCAATGACGTCAAAAACGGCGGCAGCCGAAGCGAGCGGCTCGAATCGACCTACCCCGCGGTCTATAACGACGGCGGGGAGAGCGGCCTCTCCTACTACAGCTGCCCGACCAGGCCCGCGGGCAACGCCACAGTAAAGAAAACGCTAATCTCCAGCCGCGAAGAACTGGTGCTGACGCCGCGGCCCGGCACGCGCACGATCGAGACCTTCAACGAGGTGATCAATGGCACGACCTATCGCGCCGTCCTCAACGGCACGACCTGCGAAGTGCGCGCGACCGACAACAGCGGTTATGACCACACGTTCGAATTCGTGACCGAGCCCGTCGGGCTGACGGAGATCACCTGGGAATATGCGCCGATCACCTACGACGTGTCGAAGCTGCGCGGGTTGACCTCCGGCGGGTCGATCAAGGCGAAGATCAACAATGACGGCAGCAACCGCGAAATCCCCTGGTATGGCTGCATCGAGGAGCGCCAGACAGTCGCCGCCGAAAGCTACGACCCGCTGCCCGCCGAGGCGCTCGACCTGCAGATCGATCTCGTGCCGAATCCGAGCGATCCCGCGACGCAGTGGAGACCGTCGCTCCCCGGGCTCGTCTTCATGCGCCCCAATGTCGATCCGGTCACCACGACCGCCAAATATGCCAATCTGGTCGACCACTGGTCGGGCCAGCGCTTCTGCCCTGCCCCCGCGCAAAAGTTGCAGCCGATGGACGGGGTGCAGCTCGAGGATTATCTCGACACACTCGTCGCGACGGGCGCGACGCACCACGACATCGGGCTGCTCTGGGGCGCGCGCTTCCTGTCGCCGACCGGCCTCTTCCGCGCCGAGAACCGCGGCGACCAGGTCCGCCACCTGATCTTCATGACCGACGGCTACATCTCGGTCGGGGTCAAGGAATATGACGCCTATGGCCATCCGTTTCTCGACCGGCGGCGGCAGGCGAACAGCGCCGAAACGCCGACCGCGGCGATGCTCAATCAGGAAGTCGAGAACCGCTTCCTCGCGCTGTGCAAGGCGACGCGCGCCCGCGGCATGACGATCTGGATCGTCGCCTTCGGTACCGAACTGACGCCGGCGCTCGCGCAATGTTCGGGCGGCGACAAGGCGTTTCAGGCCGCCAATTCGGTCGAACTGCAGGCGGCGTTCCGCAAGATCGCGGGCAAGATCTCGAAGCTGCGGCTCACCAAATGA
- the cysE gene encoding serine O-acetyltransferase — protein sequence MFNGLVAYLDSIKARDPAPRSRWEIMLYPGLLAVGMHRVAHWLFEADLFFLARFVNHFARFLTAIDIHPGAKIGRHLFIDHGFGVVIGETAEIGDNVSIYQGVTLGGTDPANGIGGKRHPTLANDVIVGSGAQILGPVTVSPRARIGANAVVTKDVPEGAVMVGIPARSTLVDASEYAREFIPYGTCNETFDPATQKVELLQCQLEQLQKQLVALVAERDAAIVVAEPAPRKGRSRA from the coding sequence ATGTTCAACGGGCTGGTCGCCTATCTCGATTCGATCAAGGCGCGCGACCCCGCGCCGCGCTCGCGCTGGGAAATCATGCTCTATCCGGGCCTGCTCGCGGTCGGCATGCACCGCGTCGCGCACTGGCTGTTCGAGGCCGACCTGTTTTTCCTCGCACGCTTCGTCAATCATTTCGCGCGCTTCCTGACCGCGATCGACATCCACCCAGGCGCGAAGATCGGGCGGCACCTGTTCATCGACCATGGTTTCGGCGTGGTGATCGGCGAGACCGCCGAGATCGGCGACAATGTCTCGATCTACCAGGGCGTGACCTTGGGCGGTACCGACCCCGCCAACGGCATCGGCGGCAAGCGCCACCCGACGCTGGCGAACGACGTGATCGTCGGCTCGGGGGCGCAGATCCTGGGCCCGGTCACGGTCAGCCCGCGCGCGCGGATCGGCGCCAATGCGGTGGTGACCAAGGACGTGCCCGAGGGTGCGGTGATGGTCGGCATCCCCGCCCGCTCGACCTTGGTCGACGCCAGCGAATATGCGCGCGAGTTCATCCCTTACGGCACCTGCAACGAGACCTTCGACCCCGCGACGCAGAAGGTCGAGCTGCTGCAATGCCAGCTCGAGCAGCTCCAGAAGCAGCTCGTCGCGCTCGTCGCCGAGCGCGACGCCGCTATCGTCGTCGCCGAACCCGCACCGCGCAAGGG